A portion of the Lysinibacillus timonensis genome contains these proteins:
- the rhaA gene encoding L-rhamnose isomerase, whose product MITSTSIRYNQAKAYYEQWGINVDKSLELLATIPISIHCWQGDDISGFEVSKNELSGGIDVTGDYPGKARNGDELRSDLEKALSLIPGKHRVNLHAIYAETDGMSIDRNEILPEHFSRWVEWAKQNGLGLDFNPTLFSHEKAKDGFTLSHPDESIRQFWIEHCIASRKIGEYFGKELGTPCLTNVWIPDGYKDIPSDRLTPRIRLKDSLDQIFNSEIDEDYNIDAVESKLFGIGSESYVVGSHEFYLSYAQQNNKLCLLDTGHYHPTEAVSNKISTLLLFNKKVALHVSRPVRWDSDHVVIFDDELKEIALEIVRNDAINRVLIGLDFFDASINRVAAWTIGTRNMIKALLYALLMPNEHLKVIQEKGNFTERLALMEEFKTYPFGDIWDYYCEISGVPIREKWLQEVQNYEREVLSKR is encoded by the coding sequence ATGATCACTTCCACTTCTATTCGTTACAATCAGGCAAAGGCTTACTATGAGCAATGGGGAATTAATGTTGATAAATCTTTAGAACTGTTAGCCACAATACCGATTTCTATTCATTGTTGGCAAGGTGATGATATTTCAGGGTTTGAAGTATCTAAGAATGAGCTCTCAGGAGGTATCGATGTAACAGGCGATTACCCTGGTAAAGCACGAAATGGAGATGAATTACGTTCAGATCTAGAAAAAGCATTGAGCTTAATACCTGGGAAGCACCGGGTCAATCTTCATGCAATCTATGCTGAAACAGATGGAATGTCGATTGATCGAAATGAAATCTTACCGGAACATTTTTCTAGATGGGTAGAATGGGCAAAACAAAACGGGCTTGGTCTAGATTTTAACCCTACTCTTTTCTCACATGAGAAAGCTAAAGATGGTTTTACCCTTTCACACCCGGATGAATCAATTCGCCAATTTTGGATTGAGCATTGTATCGCCTCTCGAAAAATTGGCGAATATTTTGGTAAAGAACTTGGTACACCATGTTTAACAAATGTTTGGATTCCAGATGGCTATAAAGATATTCCAAGTGATCGGCTAACTCCTAGAATTCGATTAAAAGATTCACTAGATCAAATTTTTAACTCTGAAATTGATGAAGATTACAATATTGATGCAGTTGAAAGTAAGTTATTTGGTATTGGTTCTGAATCGTATGTCGTTGGTTCTCATGAATTTTATTTAAGTTACGCACAACAAAATAATAAATTATGTTTACTTGATACGGGGCATTACCATCCGACTGAAGCAGTATCCAATAAAATCTCTACTTTACTTCTATTTAACAAAAAGGTTGCTCTTCATGTATCACGACCTGTTCGATGGGATAGTGACCATGTTGTTATATTTGACGATGAGCTAAAAGAAATTGCACTTGAAATTGTTAGAAATGATGCTATTAATAGAGTGCTGATTGGCCTTGACTTCTTCGATGCAAGTATTAATCGAGTGGCTGCTTGGACAATCGGTACTCGCAATATGATAAAAGCGTTATTATATGCATTACTAATGCCCAATGAACATCTTAAAGTAATCCAAGAAAAAGGGAATTTTACAGAACGCCTTGCTCTTATGGAAGAGTTTAAAACATATCCGTTCGGGGATATTTGGGACTACTATTGCGAGATATCAGGTGTTCCCATTCGTGAAAAGTGGCTTCAAGAAGTACAAAATTATGAGAGAGAAGTATTATCAAAAAGATAA
- the rhaM gene encoding L-rhamnose mutarotase, giving the protein MIRKGFLMQVYSEYYDEYEKRHVELWPEMEEAILQHGANSYSIFLNSNNGQLFAYLEIENEEKWNALAKTPICKKWWEYMAPLMETNEDKSPVSIDLKEVFHISK; this is encoded by the coding sequence TTGATTAGAAAAGGATTTTTAATGCAGGTTTATTCGGAATATTACGATGAGTATGAAAAGCGCCATGTTGAACTTTGGCCAGAAATGGAAGAGGCAATTTTACAGCACGGAGCGAACTCCTACTCCATTTTCTTAAATTCAAATAACGGACAGCTATTTGCATATCTCGAAATTGAAAATGAAGAAAAGTGGAATGCCTTAGCCAAAACACCTATATGTAAAAAATGGTGGGAGTATATGGCACCACTTATGGAAACGAACGAGGACAAGAGTCCGGTTTCAATTGACCTAAAAGAAGTATTCCATATTTCAAAATAA
- the rhaB gene encoding rhamnulokinase, whose protein sequence is MNHIAIDIGASSGRIILGVIRNGEMKLNEIHRFPNNFKQKEKYACWDIQYLQKEILIGLQIAKQHGIESCTVSIDTWAVDYALIDKQGNLLQDIISYRDHRTDKTMEKVFKMISKETIYNKTGLQFLSFNTLFQLFVEDKNLLDKVDKILLVPDYLNFFLTNVITAEITNASTTQLLNIQSRDYDSELLSLIGLRRDQFPTLIEPGAVIGKLLNEKFPDYDLPSCTVIAVGSHDTASAVLGVPALTENWAYLSSGTWSLLGVELNKPIVSKESLEENYTNEYGVFRTYRFLKNIMGLWGIQEVKRLLPNNIDFNELVNQAQTVLPFKQFINLNDNRFLNPENMIEEIKSYCRETNQSIPDSVPEITAAIYHNLALITAIHIDHIERIIERPIETIHIVGGGSKNDFLNQCIATYSQRTVLAGPSEATAIGNLLIQLMNVGTISSIQEGRKLVQQSFTLNTFEPKPYDKQALFGQFLNTTKLIRSDVS, encoded by the coding sequence TTGAACCATATTGCTATCGATATTGGTGCATCTAGCGGTCGAATAATTTTAGGGGTAATTCGTAATGGGGAAATGAAATTAAATGAGATTCACCGATTTCCAAATAACTTTAAACAAAAAGAAAAATACGCATGCTGGGATATACAGTATTTACAAAAGGAAATTCTAATAGGCTTACAAATTGCTAAGCAACATGGGATCGAAAGTTGCACGGTCAGCATTGATACATGGGCCGTTGATTATGCCCTCATTGATAAGCAGGGGAATTTACTCCAAGACATTATTTCCTATCGTGATCACCGTACTGACAAAACTATGGAGAAAGTATTTAAAATGATTAGTAAAGAAACCATTTATAACAAAACAGGTTTGCAATTCCTCTCATTTAATACTTTATTTCAACTATTTGTCGAAGATAAGAATCTCCTAGATAAAGTAGATAAGATTTTACTAGTTCCAGATTACTTAAACTTCTTCCTTACAAATGTAATAACTGCTGAAATTACAAATGCTTCAACAACTCAGTTATTAAATATACAGTCTCGTGATTATGATAGCGAATTACTTAGCTTAATAGGATTACGTCGCGATCAATTTCCTACTTTAATAGAACCAGGGGCGGTAATCGGCAAGCTTCTAAACGAGAAATTTCCCGATTATGACCTTCCATCTTGTACAGTAATTGCAGTTGGCTCTCATGATACAGCTTCTGCTGTACTTGGTGTTCCCGCCCTAACAGAAAATTGGGCATATTTAAGCTCAGGAACTTGGTCATTACTAGGCGTTGAATTAAATAAGCCAATTGTTTCGAAGGAATCATTAGAGGAGAATTATACGAATGAATATGGTGTATTTCGTACTTACCGATTTTTAAAGAACATTATGGGTCTTTGGGGCATTCAAGAGGTAAAACGTTTACTTCCTAATAATATAGATTTTAATGAGCTTGTTAATCAAGCCCAAACTGTTTTACCTTTTAAACAATTTATCAATTTAAATGACAACCGCTTTTTAAACCCTGAAAATATGATAGAAGAAATAAAAAGTTATTGTCGAGAAACAAATCAATCTATTCCAGACTCAGTTCCGGAAATTACGGCAGCGATCTATCACAACTTAGCGCTAATTACTGCCATTCATATAGATCATATAGAACGAATTATTGAAAGACCCATTGAAACCATTCATATCGTTGGAGGAGGTTCCAAAAACGATTTTCTTAATCAATGTATTGCAACATATAGCCAGCGCACAGTATTAGCTGGACCATCTGAAGCAACAGCGATAGGAAATTTATTAATTCAGTTAATGAATGTAGGGACTATTTCATCAATCCAGGAAGGACGTAAACTTGTACAGCAATCTTTCACATTAAATACATTTGAACCTAAGCCATACGACAAACAGGCACTATTTGGACAGTTTCTGAACACAACAAAGCTGATTAGGAGTGATGTATCTTGA